From a single Larimichthys crocea isolate SSNF chromosome XIII, L_crocea_2.0, whole genome shotgun sequence genomic region:
- the nobox gene encoding uncharacterized protein nobox, with product MDEDCDLAEDFDCPSLLCEELEDLETKNNQGSVRRRREGGEVFNQRVGEEAGEETEREGEEEEEEEEKVVEGDEEEEQVKLEIRLGEEELQDVQMEDNKIENKEEIADKQQEDTETKGPEERDEKQKNRKRRGKKQSERVRSRRGLKDVSEQFEEEKIQELSAMSSEESSALSEPPVGLMSSCDLSDPVYLGCGGTGLYCPQVPVPLLYSSQPPVPIQPAPPQPHGTKRPHSPLPPHSLPQQGPQPLEMEITQVYSTRRSIRYSTRGRGRALSFSLLPGIETVDSCLLPPAPKKKTRTLYSTDQLENLEALFQEDHYPDAEKRKVIAASVGVTPQRIMVWFQNRRAKWRKAERSTTAKVEHRQRCSSSPTHQQINPTLPTLAPNNKGAPSFSGHFGTKLPQLTPAAPSFPTLSNQASYSNLLASLNSPDQSRVRDGGQHQLSSQGGLAEYHPRPMHSPPPLRRASLPLFTTTYNSANPTPPLLNTLAHTPPLFLDALEGGSSLAYRDTQPLQADTSSLFDFGEKLDYLTSNQQNNTLPYQLQTSYPTSQPQHQPQASLPRMAFLTPSPYLTPNPPDSNPTSYLTFGPGGSSTGMVTYSTGGHTYFQSQNAGQILLQSAGHHGGITAYQSYPWGNMYSQPAIHQRAQCPPTYPTNMGGVRDHQPPSSTTLPPPSFFTRGDHGPSHANSQRSSHTHTLTATTNSSTTTVLPPVSTLRPSRLRAEITPTKAASLLPSQVSPASPESPPVPPCVKIEYDSPREIHSHFHCDFSPIQF from the exons ATGGATGAAGACTGTGATTTAGCTGAAGATTTTG ACTGTCCGAGCCTTCTGTGTGAGGAACTGGAGGATCTGGAAACAAAGAACAACCAAGggagtgtgaggaggaggagggaaggaggggaagTGTTTAATCAGAGGGTGGGTGaagaggcaggagaggagacagagcgagaaggggaggaggaggaggaggaggaagaaaaagttgttgagggagatgaagaggaggagcaggtgaaGCTAGAGATTAGgctaggagaggaggagttACAGGATGTGCAGATGGAAGACAATAAGATTGAAAACAAGGAAGAAATTGCTGATAAGCAACAAGAGGATACAGAAACAAAAGGTccagaagagagagatgagaagcaAAAGAACAGGAAGAGACGAGGGAAAAAGCAAAGTGAGCGAGTGAGAAGCAGGAGAGGTTTAAAGGATGTTAGTGAGCAGTTTGAGGAGGAAAAGATACAGGAGCTGTCAGCGATGAGCTCAGAGGAGAGCTCGGCTCTGTCGGAGCCTCCCGTTGGACTCATGAGCAGCTGCGACTTGTCTGATCCTGTCTATCTGGGTTGTGGTGGGACAGGGCTGTATTGCCCCCAAGTTCCTGTTCCTTTGCTGTATTCATCGCAACCTCCAGTCCCGATCCAACCTGCACCTCCTCAGCCCCACGGGACAAAAAGACCTCACAGTCCCCTTCCACCTCACAGTCTGCCGCAGCAGGGCCCACAGCCTCTCGAG ATGGAGATAACTCAGGTCTACTCAACCCGGCGCTCCATCCGCTATAGCACCAGGGGTCGAGGCCGGGCCCTGAGCTTCTCTCTACTGCCGGGGATAGAGACTGTGGACAGCTGCCTCCTGCCACCCGCACCGAAGAAGAAAACACGAACACTCTACAGTACTG ATCAGTTAGAGAATTTAGAGGCCTTGTTCCAGGAGGACCACTATCCTGACGCAGAGAAGAGGAAAGTCATCGCTGCTTCAGTTGGGGTCACACCTCAAAGAATTATG GTCTGGTTTCAGAACCGAAGAGCTAAGTGGAGGAAAGCGGAGCGCTCCACCACAGCAAAGgttgaacacagacagagatgcagcagcagccctACACATCAACAAATCAACCCCACCCTGCCCACACTGGCACCCAACAA taAAGGAGCTCCCTCTTTTTCTGGTCACTTTGGGACCAAGCTGCCCCAGCTCACCCCTGCAGCACCTTCTTTCCCCACTCTGTCCAACCAGGCATCCTACAGCAACCTGCTGGCAAGCCTCAACAGCCCAG ATCAATCTAGAGTGAGAGATGGGGGCCAGCACCAGCTTTCATCTCAGGGGGGGTTAGCAGAGTACCACCCCCGCCCCATGCACAGCCCTCCCCCCCTGCGCCGAGCCAGTCTCCCCCTGTTCACGACGACGTACAACTCTGCAAACCCGACTCCACCTCTCCTTAACACCCTGGCTCACACCCCACCTCTATTCCTGGATGCTTTAGAGGGTGGCTCCTCCTTGGCCTATCGTGACACCCAGCCTCTGCAGGCAGACACCAG TTCTCTATTTGACTTTGGGGAGAAGCTTGACTACCTGACCTCAAACCAGCAGAACAACACCCTCCCCTACCAGCTCCAGACCTCCTACCCCACCAGCCAGCCCCAGCACCAACCTCAAGCCTCTCTGCCCCGTATGGCCTTCCTCACCCCTTCCCCCTACCTGACCCCCAACCCTCCAGATTCCAACCCTACCTCCTACCTGACCTTTGGCCCCGGAGGAAGCTCCACAGGGATGGTGACCTACTCAACTGGAGGACACACCTACTTCCAATCCCAGAACGCAGGACAGATCCTGCTGCAGTCGGCAGGTCATCATG GTGGGATCACAGCGTATCAGTCTTACCCGTGGGGCAACATGTACAGTCAACCAGCCATCCACCAGCGTGCTCAGTGCCCTCCAACTTACCCAACCAACATGGGAGGTGTTCGAGATCACCAGCCGCCCTCCTCCACCACTCTACCTCCCCCCTCTTTCTTCACCCGGGGGGACCACGGGCCCTCGCATGCAAACTCCCAGCGCTCATCACACACCCATACACTCACCGCCACCACcaacagcagcaccaccacGGTTCTCCCTCCTGTTTCAACCCTGCGGCCTTCTCGCCTCAGAGCAGAGATCACGCCAACCAAGGCAGCGTCCCTGCTGCCTTCTCAGGTCAGCCCTGCTTCTCCAGAAAGTCCTCCAGTGCCCCCTTGTGTCAAGATTGAGTATGACAGCCCTCGAGAGATTCACAGCCACTTCCACTGTGACTTCTCCCCCATACAATTTTGA